GATTGAGTTAACAGTTATACATTTCATTGGGGTAATACACACTAAGTACTAGCAGTGAataatgtgtatatttgttaaatatatGTTCAGCCATCAAGTGGTTAATACTCTGCCAAATTTTAAAGATCTTTTTGTCTTAGTATGCTTCAGAACATGTTATCTTCCAAATACCCAGACCCTTTTTTTCTTGGACTTTTTACATGCACAGATTTGGATGTATTATCTATTTGCATAAAACAGTTACATATGTAAGCCATGTACTCTATTGATTTTGCTGTTAAATAGGTCAGCCGCCTTACATTTTACCATTTATTCTCATTTACACTTATCTTGCTGACAGGAGTGTAAATGGCTTTCTGTTGGTGGGGGTTGGGAGCTCCTGAGGGAATTGTTCCACTCAGAAGCAGTGACAGGCTGGTAATGCCCCCCAACGACTACCATCTCCAACAACACTCCCAATTTCCCTTCTCAGCTTCACCCATCTCAATGCACCCACCCCACCCCCAAGTACTAGTGGCTAAGACAAGAACCTTGATTATAATTGAATTTTGGGGATGCCTGCTGTGTGACGAGGGATGTATTGTgaaagggagagacagagaaaggAGAAAGGAGGAAGATGGAGTGCTGTGAAGGTTACACCTGTGACACGGGTGGAGATTGAACAGGATGGAAGAGGAAATAGCATAGTGTTATGTAGGAAAGTGGATGGCAGGGCAaagtgaacacaaaaaaaaagaacagagcGCAGAGGAAGCTGCTTGGGATTAGGTATGTTTCTGCATACAATTTTTATGCTTCACTGTTAAGTAGTTGTTGATGCAAGCATCGCTGGCAATCagattttacaattaaaaagcTGTTCTTATCAGGCAGCCGTTGACAGATTAGGAAAACTTGCAATGCTTCCATGCAGAAAGAACTTTGCCTGAAGGTAATAGTACTGTAAATATGATAGCATCTTCAGATTTGTGGCCTCAATTTTACCCTGAGGAAGTGTAACATTAATTTCACAAGAAGATTTAATGCTAAAGGGAAAGGGTGAATGATGAGATGAATGCTGAGAGCCCCACTGTGACATacaatgtgttctttttttgtatttcaatgaATCGCCAGtgaaagcaaatatataataattttctTCTTGCTTAACTAGACACAAAAAGAGATAAAATGCTTTATTTCTTTGGTATAAACAATAGACATTGgataattttcatttgaaatttcacacaataaaattcattttgactaattcattggctgccattgatgcagTTATTCACACCTGAGTTGTTGTAAACTCAACACTGAAACCAGGTGAACACATCAACTAAAGGCAGTTATTTAATCAATGAATTTTGTACTGCGAACGAACAATCGTTGCCAGCCCTCTCGTCAGTATGGAGGTCTATCATGAATGGCACTTAAACATTATCATTTAATGCAACCCATCCCTGTTAGAATGGATTTAACATCTATTGGTGTCGCTGGTAACAATGCATTATTTGTTCTAAGATCAGCAACTTTttgtttatgtaaaaaaaaactcttccaAAACACCTTTTCATCTTATCTTCCAGATTTTATTTAGTCAGCAGTGGAGTGCCCTTCATCATCTGTGGGGTAACCGCAGCTGTCAATCTTGACAACTATGGCAGCGTGGAGCAAGCACCATAGTAAGTTCACACTGTTCAATTCAAGAAATTCAGTGGCTATCAAAAGGTATACATGGGGGAGTTATTATTCAATGAATACAACAATTACACACATTACTTTTAATGAACAACAGAGCAGGAACATCAATTCTTCGTCATCTACATTTGAGATCTGTATTGTAGTtaaataaagtcaaattaaGAGAATATTATAATCTGATTATCTTTCTATTTTCCGCAGCTGTTGGATGGCCTGGGAGCCAAGTCTGGGTGCTTTCTTCGGCCCAGTGGCCCTCATCGTCCTGGTGACGTGCATCTATTTCCTCTGTACCTTCATTCAACTAAGGCGTCACCCTGAAAAGAAGTATGAGCTCAAGCAGCTGACAGAAGAGCAGCAAAGGTTGGCCTCCATCGACGTGCCGACACCTTGCCAGCAGGCGGCTGAGCCCGGCGTGCTGACGGCACCAGCGACTGGGAGCCACTGCCCCGCCGGTTGCCCGGGTATCCCCATTAATCCCGCCCTACTGGCCAATGAGCACTCCTTCAAGGCCCAACTCCGCACAGCGGCCTTCACGCTTTTCCTCTTCCTGGCCACTTGGACTTTTGGGGCGCTGGCTGTGTCCCAGGGTCATTTCCTGGACATGATCTTTAGTTGCCTGTACGGTGCCTTTTCTGTCACACTTGgcctcttcatcctcatccaTCATTGTGCCAAACGGGATGATGTCTGGCATTGCTGGTGTTCATGCTGTCCCGGCGGGCGGGCTGACAATTGCTCCGTGGCACATGGGCAGGTGCCGCCGAAAGTCAACGTAAATGGAGATACTCCATCGCACGGCCACGGTCACTGCCACCACGAATCTCCGTGTAAAGCTGTGATTAGCTGTAGTCACGGCAGCGTAAGTCACTGTAAACATGCTGCCCATTCATCATCACAGAATCACGTGACatgtttgacacctgtgactcCATGTTGTGCTGCCCTGCATAGCCAACAGCTCATGGAGGAGGAACCAACTGCCACACACGTGCTCCTACACGCTGATCCCGAGGGTTACCGGCCGGGAATCCAGTTGCACCCCTGTCTGAAGAGCAGCGGCAGGACTAAAGGCCGTCGTTTCAGCCGCCGGTCTGGCACCGGTATTTGTGGTGCGGGGAGCGATAGGGAATATGCCTACCATATCCCCTCCAATGCAGATGGAGGCAGCGTTCACAGCTCACACACAGATAGCCCCCACAGCACTCACGAGCGCCACGTCCACACTTGTCCGCATCAGGTCCACGAGGGCCTCCACGAGGGCCAGCATACATGCCACACAGGAGCAGCAGCTACTGCGCACGAGGCCATCACATGTCATAATCCATGCCACCGGCATATGTGCTGCACTAAAGCGGATATTTTCCCTTCATTGTGCCCGGCAGAGGCAGCTGACGCAGGCGTGTTCCTGTGCGGGTGCAGCAAAACTGCGGAGGAGGAGCATGTTACGCATCACCATTTGGACATGCACGCCCCGCGCAGACAATCCTACCCGCAGAATCCGCCCAATCAGAATGGGATTCTAAAAGGTGGCCTGCATGAGGGACTCCTTTACAGCTCAGACAGTACAGGGAATATACGCACTGGACCATGGAAGAATGAAACTACTGTGTAGTCTGGGATGCGTGGCAGTAGCACTCTATGCTtcgtgcaaaagaaaaaaaaatagtttctcccagaatataaaaacatgataatcgTCTCAATCAGTGTGGAATAATGTCCTCATATTTGTATCTTTTACTGGACAGAAATTGACTACAATATATGAAGTTCTCCGTGAAGAAAAACGAATCCCAAAACAATCTAtttcattaagaaaaaaatatatgaacatGTCAGAAGATATACGTGAACAGAAGATATTTCCGCTCTTACCACTACATATCCCTGTATGCATAAAAGAAATCGAATGACcgtatttttgaaaatgtgagTTAGTGCTCAAAGCCAACAAGCTGCAGGATTTTATGCTTTATGCTTCATTACCTGATCAGattaaccaaaaccaaaactttCAACAATTCATTTAGTACATGTTTTAGAAAACTAAACCAGCAATTGTAGATTTCTTATGTTTCTTTGCCATTCAGTCATACAATTATGTATAAGTGCAAGATATTTTCTAAGTAACACACAATAATGTGTCAAGCATTTAAGTGATACTCGTtgaagacatgaaaaaaaattacgtCAAACTTGTTTTTTCAGGTTTGCATTGAACATGCTATCTGTATGGTGTTTTCTCAGTTCGGTTATATTTTCTTCAGAAAAGACTTGTTTATCAATTGTAACAATGTGACTGCAGTTTTCATGAGTTGATTTAATGAATCCAGATTTCTCAGCCAAGAAGATACAGTAGATATATTTTTCATCCACAAAGGAcatacagtggtgccttgaggTGTGAGTTAATTTAGTGACATATAACCTATATTGTATCGAGATAAATAAGCACTCCATTAATCCTTTCATGTAcaaattatgattatttattttagaatttgtcCAGGGCGCTCATTTAACATAGGACCAGAGTATATTTCctaatttcccatttttttccaatcattatctcttatttaaatttgtaataATTTTTAGTTATGAAGTTTTCTTAAGTCTATTAaatagaaattgaaaaaaaagctacttTTAAATTGCTGTCCTGTGTATTGACCGCTGAAAGGCTTAATAAGTTCCAAAagctttttaatttgttttatcaATAGCTTTGTAGGGTTTTCAGTCACTTactcattcgttcattttccatGACACTTTACTTTCATCAAGGCATATCTTAAGGCACCAGTGTAACACTGGTTcagtaatctaaaaaaaaaaaaaaacatttcatgcaTGGCAAAATGAATTACTACTAACTTTTAGACATTAAACTATATCCAATGAGCTTAAAGACATCAAAATTCATAATTCCAGTGGGGTCTGAAAggtccagtaaaaaaaagattaatacaACATGTAATGTTGAGACTTATGTGTTCTTACAAAACACGTAAATAAGGTTATGCATTGGAAAGTTTATTTTACCTGTCACATGTTGTCATGATGAAATCCCAATTCAAGCATGATCTAATTTATGCAACCATCACTTCCTTCTTTGACTTTGTCCACCCACGAGTATTTGATTTGCCTTTGACCTGAACAGACTGCTGCAGTTTATCATATCAATTCCGTCAAAGCCTTAGCTTTAACATACTTTATAAAAAGACATCCTTTTATTCCAACATTAATTATAAAATCCAAATCCAATTAGACTTTTCTGATGATTATGGCTCACCTAATGAGTATGGTAAAGAGCCAGAGGTTACATACCATCTGAAACCACATGTCTGTGTTAGATGAATGATGTTTTTAGGAGTCTAGAAAATCCCATGCATTTCATCAGAAAACCCCAcctaaaaaaactttaaaaaaaaagttgcatatAATCAACATATGGACCGCAAACCCTGTTCTCGAAAAATCACCTTGGCATGGACAAAATGTCTTTCTGCACTATGTGCACTCCTGCtgtgtgaataaaaaaaaaagattcctgATTATTTTCcatcagattttaaaaaaaaatgtttatgaatACAGTAAATCTATATATGAATAGGGGAAAAACTTAACTCTCAATTTAATGCTCAGTATCTGAGTTTAGAATTGTCTTTTGTTGTCTAATGCCTTTTAATctgttgtcattttgtttgtcaTTAACATAAGTATGCTGATCTCAATGTGTTGTGAGATTTTTCCCTGGTATATGAGAAATAGAAGTGCACTACCCAATCTAACGCTCTCCAAATGACTTTACATTAAGTTTCATTGTGATGTTTGTTCGGACAGGAATATCACGTTAATTATTGCGACTTCTGTAAAAATTGAGAAGAGCGTGCCACTCGTGAAATTCGTTGGTTTtttgtagggttttttttttgtagtttttcatAGACATTGCATGAATCCCTCTCTCCACAGAGTCATTGGAGTTTCTTCAACGGTCCTGTACAAAATGAGTAATTAAAGGTTGAATTTTAGTGGTAAAATATTGGCCCATATCCTTAATAGTCGCTTAGACACAGGCAAACGGGAGATGAAATTGTTACCCAATTACTTAACTACACACTTACATACGTATACTATACAGTACTACTCAGAAAATATGAATATCGTGAAAAGTTTATTGTCATAATAAGCTGAAAATCTTCAAATCAGCAAGGTTACAACAGAGATGACTTCATTGTTTTAATGTCTCAATAAAATTGGTTGCTTtcatattttatgttaaattgaccaaataaaacaacttttacTTGATATTCTAAATTTTGGATAGGCCTATATACATGTTTATTGAGAGAGGGAAGGCGATAGTAGGACAAATTACCAttcacataaaaaaagacattggaaTGGGTACTACTAGGACAAATCACATTATTTAACTAAACAGTGGTCTTGGTTCATTTATGTGCCAGTATTTgctaaatgttttgtttcaatGTATTTGGTGTCATAGTGCCACTGTAGAATACCCTCTCTATTATCAGCAACAGCAGGTATGCTGACCCAAATGAGCATGACGACTTCATTTTGGGTCACCTGGCAACTGCTTGAAACTGACCAGTGGTACAATGACAAAACCCAAAGCCAGTTTTCACTTTTTTCTACATTGACACAGATtccaataaatgtattttttcaccaTGTAACTAGCCAGAGTATCTTTACAATGTGTTTGTGAGTCAGCCTTCTTTCATATGTGGCGGTAAATACGCGTAAGGCAAAAGGTCTCTGCGTTCTTGCTACACTGTTGACAAAAGAAATCTCCCACAGAGCTGCCGTAGGGTATGATTTCTAAATGCCGCAGGCTTGGATTCAGTCTTGTGTGCTTGTATGCGTGTTGCTGCTATAAGCGTCCACAACCTTCAGCCCATGCATCTCGCAGATCATTGTAATCCTTTTCTGGGCATCATATTTTACATGGAATACATAGCAACAGTGACATTTCAAAGAAATTTGATTTAGACTAGAGTAGTGGTGTCCAAATGTTTCCTCTCTAGGTGCTactttcaacaacaacaaaaatcgaaGAAATgaaatccttacattttcatTTCTTAAATAGGGGATCAGAATTGTGTATGAATGACTGAGATTTTAAATTGTATGCATTTTTACCTATTAAtgaagatgtccaatccgtttttgGATGATTGCTGCCAGCCCCACTGTCAAATTGGATTATAgctgtcaatgacagtgaaatATGATCATGTAATGCCAACTTTCCCTCTTAAAATTGATGTTGAGAATTGTCACAACCATGAAATCTAAATTCATCACATTGGATTATATTTTAGGTTTatttatgtaaaacaaaatgcTGAAATGCTACCCATTTCCATGCCTTGATATGAAC
The nucleotide sequence above comes from Stigmatopora nigra isolate UIUO_SnigA chromosome 12, RoL_Snig_1.1, whole genome shotgun sequence. Encoded proteins:
- the adgra1b gene encoding adhesion G protein-coupled receptor A1 isoform X5, whose protein sequence is MFTEEWDSIDWEDLKKVLSFPPFPGEFLHPVVYACTAVMLLCLFASIITYIVHHSAIRISRKGWHILLNFCFHTALTFAVFAGGINRIKYPIICQTVGFILHYSSLATMLWLGVTARNIYKQVTKKPPKSKDGDPPRPPKQPLLRFYLVSSGVPFIICGVTAAVNLDNYGSVEQAPYCWMAWEPSLGAFFGPVALIVLVTCIYFLCTFIQLRRHPEKKYELKQLTEEQQRLASIDVPTPCQQAAEPGVLTAPATGSHCPAGCPGIPINPALLANEHSFKAQLRTAAFTLFLFLATWTFGALAVSQGHFLDMIFSCLYGAFSVTLGLFILIHHCAKRDDVWHCWCSCCPGGRADNCSVAHGQVPPKVNVNGDTPSHGHGHCHHESPCKAVISCSHGSVSHCKHAAHSSSQNHVTCLTPVTPCCAALHSQQLMEEEPTATHVLLHADPEGYRPGIQLHPCLKSSGRTKGRRFSRRSGTGICGAGSDREYAYHIPSNADGGSVHSSHTDSPHSTHERHVHTCPHQVHEGLHEGQHTCHTGAAATAHEAITCHNPCHRHMCCTKADIFPSLCPAEAADAGVFLCGCSKTAEEEHVTHHHLDMHAPRRQSYPQNPPNQNGILKGGLHEGLLYSSDSTGNIRTGPWKNETTV